A genomic window from Streptomyces sp. NBC_01264 includes:
- a CDS encoding terpene synthase family protein: protein MPAIRNLDKFSDVPWCPFPSLVNCHAEQVDMLSFTWLEERRLLEGHPDKMERIKSQHSGVLAARTNPEVNAEMLGILSDWYMWLFAFDDGYCEAAEHGGQSKTMARATALLARVIDSGLPPHETPAPIQNYASALREIQERIRTRASSSQLARWETAVRDYLAAQVWEAANRESETVPGVSEYVAMRRHAGATYTCLGLIDIAAGYEIAPAFFDSPALRSLNDMTANLVSWDNDLYSYAKEKVDDRGRHNLIEVISRQNHLAPQDAKEKAVEIRSREMKRFIDASADLCARADSSVSRYVRSLGLWLRGHIDWSRTSSRFDVPRADRVAQEFGGEQT, encoded by the coding sequence ATGCCTGCCATTCGAAATTTGGACAAGTTCTCAGACGTTCCATGGTGCCCTTTCCCTTCACTGGTCAACTGCCACGCAGAGCAGGTTGACATGCTGAGCTTTACCTGGCTGGAGGAGAGGCGTCTCCTCGAAGGGCACCCAGATAAAATGGAAAGAATTAAAAGTCAGCACAGCGGAGTTCTCGCGGCTCGGACCAACCCCGAAGTGAACGCGGAAATGCTGGGCATTTTGTCCGACTGGTATATGTGGCTGTTCGCGTTCGACGACGGATATTGCGAGGCTGCGGAACACGGCGGGCAGTCTAAGACAATGGCTCGCGCGACGGCGCTCCTGGCGCGTGTGATCGACTCTGGTCTGCCACCCCACGAGACACCAGCGCCGATACAAAACTACGCCTCCGCACTAAGGGAAATCCAGGAGCGGATTCGTACCCGGGCATCGTCTTCGCAACTTGCTCGATGGGAGACAGCGGTCCGCGACTACCTCGCCGCGCAGGTATGGGAAGCCGCGAACAGAGAATCCGAAACAGTCCCTGGCGTTTCTGAATACGTGGCGATGCGCCGCCACGCGGGTGCCACCTACACGTGCTTGGGACTCATAGACATCGCGGCAGGCTACGAGATCGCGCCTGCTTTTTTCGATAGTCCGGCACTCCGAAGCCTCAACGACATGACGGCAAACCTTGTCAGCTGGGACAACGACCTATATTCGTACGCTAAAGAAAAGGTCGACGACCGCGGTCGTCATAACCTCATCGAGGTCATTTCGAGGCAGAACCACTTGGCCCCGCAAGATGCCAAAGAAAAAGCGGTGGAGATCCGCTCCCGCGAAATGAAGCGATTCATAGACGCAAGCGCAGACCTTTGCGCCCGTGCTGACTCTTCTGTAAGTAGATATGTGCGGAGTCTCGGGCTATGGCTGCGGGGCCACATTGACTGGTCCCGTACGAGTTCGCGATTTGATGTACCGAGAGCCGATCGGGTGGCACAAGAATTTGGCGGCGAACAGACGTGA
- a CDS encoding cytochrome P450, giving the protein MTGIHLLRGTSGAPVAPGRLPLVGHLLPLMRHPIQFLQALERLGPVVKIYLWRRPVYVLTTPELVRTLLVQDAAKVEKGFVFDKARPLLGNGLFISEGAAHLHQRRLVQPAFHQDRIHMYTNKMAAQASLAVRRWEPDRPIELIENIHELTRDIVLEALFAAHLSPDQKDRILQAAPVVLGGFIRRALYPSSVIEKIPTPANRGFDAAVRALRHTVDEIVTQASQGEPAEETLLSLLLSVRDDAGQPMSPVQIRDEAVSVLLAGTETSATSLAWLFYELARRPELQDEIAEEIKTVISEDGVTWREIPDLALMGAALNETLRLHTPNWILMRRAVLPLRYAGVSLALGSDILFSLTTLHRDPRHYPDPFRFDPERWQRDSTKSPKLFMPFAAGPHKCIGDSFAWAEMMVIAVTVLTRWRITLVAPDSVRETANSATVRPDGLRVTLHRRN; this is encoded by the coding sequence GTGACTGGCATCCACCTTCTTCGTGGCACTTCGGGTGCGCCAGTCGCCCCAGGGCGTCTGCCCCTGGTGGGGCACTTGCTCCCTCTCATGAGGCATCCCATCCAGTTTCTCCAAGCACTGGAACGCCTCGGCCCGGTCGTCAAGATATATCTATGGCGGCGACCTGTCTACGTGCTCACCACTCCCGAACTTGTCCGCACTCTCCTCGTGCAGGATGCGGCGAAAGTGGAGAAGGGATTTGTATTCGATAAGGCGCGCCCACTGCTAGGGAATGGGTTGTTCATTTCCGAGGGTGCCGCCCATCTGCATCAGCGACGGCTTGTCCAGCCAGCGTTCCACCAAGACAGAATCCATATGTACACAAATAAGATGGCCGCTCAAGCTTCACTGGCAGTGCGGCGTTGGGAGCCTGACAGGCCTATAGAACTGATCGAGAACATCCACGAACTCACTCGGGACATCGTCCTGGAAGCGCTTTTCGCCGCACATCTGAGCCCGGATCAAAAGGATCGAATCCTTCAGGCTGCTCCCGTGGTTCTCGGCGGCTTCATTCGCCGAGCACTTTACCCGTCATCCGTGATCGAGAAAATACCCACACCGGCCAATAGGGGCTTTGACGCCGCCGTCCGGGCCTTGCGACATACTGTGGACGAGATAGTCACACAAGCGAGCCAAGGAGAACCGGCAGAAGAGACATTGTTGTCTTTGCTGCTGTCCGTAAGGGATGACGCAGGTCAGCCGATGAGCCCGGTTCAGATTCGCGACGAGGCAGTCTCCGTGCTGTTGGCCGGCACCGAGACGTCCGCCACGTCCCTCGCATGGCTGTTCTACGAACTCGCCCGCCGTCCAGAATTGCAAGACGAAATTGCCGAAGAAATCAAGACCGTCATCAGCGAAGACGGCGTGACGTGGCGTGAAATTCCTGACCTTGCGCTCATGGGAGCAGCGCTCAACGAAACCCTTCGGCTGCACACCCCAAACTGGATCCTCATGCGCCGTGCGGTGCTTCCCTTGCGCTACGCCGGCGTGTCGCTCGCCCTTGGCTCTGACATCCTTTTCAGCCTTACCACGCTGCACCGAGACCCACGTCACTATCCAGATCCATTCCGATTCGATCCCGAACGTTGGCAGCGGGACAGTACCAAATCGCCGAAACTCTTCATGCCGTTTGCTGCAGGTCCGCACAAATGTATCGGTGACTCATTCGCCTGGGCAGAAATGATGGTCATCGCCGTTACTGTTCTCACTAGATGGCGTATCACCCTCGTAGCGCCTGACTCGGTCCGCGAAACAGCCAACTCAGCCACCGTGCGTCCCGATGGTCTACGGGTCACCCTCCACCGAAGAAATTAA
- a CDS encoding class I SAM-dependent methyltransferase, whose translation MNSESYILRSAHTEELQRLSEFSRIYDPGTHRFLREIGIRPDWQCLEAGAGTGTIAAWLASFVGIGGSVLATDTKPALLENAAKDHEFTAIYHDLTQDSLAENAYDLVHCRAVLEHLDSADQAFHSLAGATNAGGWLVIESHDLSPSSIDLVCRHTRSDLAPTVSKFLELGAQAMSRFGATPEYGSKLLHNFLDAGFIELTLETHAYPFAGGAESLFSLSLSQVEEALLGSGAMTQSEYEEALAVFNNPDSEFLTPLLVSVRGRAPTRS comes from the coding sequence ATGAACAGCGAGTCCTATATCTTGAGGTCAGCCCACACCGAAGAGCTGCAGAGGTTGTCAGAATTTTCTCGCATATACGACCCCGGCACGCATCGATTTTTGCGTGAAATCGGCATCAGACCAGACTGGCAGTGCCTCGAAGCAGGCGCCGGCACCGGCACCATAGCAGCGTGGCTGGCGTCATTCGTTGGCATAGGCGGATCGGTCTTGGCCACCGACACCAAACCAGCCTTGCTGGAGAATGCCGCGAAAGATCATGAGTTCACCGCAATTTACCACGACCTCACGCAGGACTCGCTAGCTGAGAACGCCTACGACCTGGTGCACTGTCGAGCAGTACTGGAACATCTAGACAGCGCCGACCAGGCGTTCCACTCCCTTGCTGGGGCAACGAACGCGGGGGGCTGGCTCGTCATCGAATCCCACGACCTGTCACCCTCCTCGATCGACTTGGTCTGCCGTCATACGCGCAGCGACCTGGCTCCGACCGTCTCCAAATTTCTTGAGCTCGGAGCACAGGCCATGAGTCGATTCGGCGCAACACCAGAATACGGAAGCAAGTTGCTCCACAATTTTCTCGATGCCGGGTTCATCGAATTGACGCTGGAGACGCACGCCTATCCGTTCGCAGGGGGAGCGGAAAGCCTGTTCTCCCTCAGTCTTTCCCAAGTCGAAGAAGCACTGCTCGGAAGTGGCGCAATGACGCAATCGGAATATGAAGAAGCGCTGGCGGTCTTCAATAATCCCGATTCAGAATTTCTCACCCCCCTTCTCGTCAGCGTCCGAGGGCGGGCCCCCACCCGCAGCTGA
- a CDS encoding IS5 family transposase yields the protein MPALPSCLLEPLWDQFSALLPARREFAADHPLGCHRRRIADRTVFEHVVLALVHGSGYERISTPGCSDRTIRRRVKEWSELGISEKVHALALEAHDRMIGLGLGEISVDGCITKAPSGGEKAGRSPVDRGKQGLKRSVASDACGVPIGIVSAGANRHDSPLLGPTLEAAKAQVGAMPTAVNVNLDRGYDSTTSRALIAELGFTAEIARKGVPAPIQAGKRWVVERTHSWMNDYGKLRRCTEKSGSIVDFYLYLAAALVTLRMLIRRATSRYRWADRPTTRRLK from the coding sequence GTGCCCGCGCTGCCATCTTGCCTGCTCGAACCCCTCTGGGACCAGTTCTCCGCACTCCTGCCCGCCCGGCGAGAGTTCGCTGCGGACCACCCGCTGGGCTGCCACCGCCGCCGGATCGCTGACCGGACGGTCTTCGAGCACGTCGTGCTCGCGCTGGTCCACGGCTCAGGCTACGAGCGCATCTCCACCCCCGGATGCTCCGACCGCACCATCAGACGCCGCGTCAAGGAGTGGTCTGAACTGGGGATATCCGAGAAGGTCCACGCACTGGCTCTCGAGGCGCACGACCGGATGATCGGTCTCGGGCTGGGCGAGATCTCGGTGGACGGCTGCATCACCAAGGCCCCGTCCGGCGGTGAGAAGGCGGGACGCTCCCCGGTCGACCGGGGCAAGCAAGGACTGAAACGCTCGGTCGCCTCCGACGCCTGCGGTGTCCCGATCGGAATCGTCTCCGCCGGCGCGAACCGGCACGACTCACCCCTGCTGGGCCCCACCCTGGAGGCGGCGAAGGCACAGGTCGGCGCAATGCCGACGGCGGTCAACGTCAACCTCGACCGCGGCTACGACAGCACCACGTCCCGTGCGCTTATAGCCGAGTTGGGATTCACGGCCGAGATCGCGCGTAAGGGCGTGCCAGCCCCGATCCAAGCCGGCAAGCGCTGGGTGGTCGAGCGCACGCACTCGTGGATGAACGACTACGGCAAGCTGCGGCGCTGCACAGAGAAGAGCGGCAGCATCGTGGACTTCTACCTGTACCTGGCCGCCGCCCTCGTCACGCTCCGCATGCTCATCCGTCGAGCAACGAGCCGCTACCGCTGGGCCGACCGCCCCACCACCCGACGCCTCAAGTGA
- a CDS encoding winged helix-turn-helix domain-containing protein: MITWTRARTASTALDHSTEAAYCRSVLFEQGMRQSKVAQMLGVTPQAVSLWRRAWAEGGRRALLSRGPGGSSYLSAEQERERELEGLLRAGPTAYGWEDQRWTLARVGVLIEERFKVRYEVSGVWRLLDRLGWSWQVPKVRAVERSEEAIAAWRTETWPAASHPRRSQPQAGGSASRTRPEPG; the protein is encoded by the coding sequence ATGATCACGTGGACCCGTGCCCGCACTGCATCCACCGCGCTCGATCACTCGACAGAGGCTGCCTATTGCCGGTCGGTCTTATTCGAACAGGGGATGCGGCAGAGCAAGGTCGCCCAGATGCTCGGGGTGACGCCGCAGGCGGTCAGCCTGTGGCGGCGGGCCTGGGCTGAGGGCGGCCGTCGGGCCCTGCTGTCCAGGGGGCCGGGCGGCAGTTCGTATCTGAGCGCGGAGCAGGAGCGGGAGCGGGAGCTGGAGGGTCTTCTGCGGGCGGGGCCGACGGCGTACGGCTGGGAGGATCAGCGGTGGACCCTGGCCCGGGTCGGGGTCCTGATCGAGGAGCGGTTCAAGGTCCGCTACGAGGTCTCCGGGGTGTGGCGGCTGTTGGACCGTCTGGGCTGGTCGTGGCAGGTGCCGAAGGTGCGGGCCGTGGAGCGTAGCGAGGAGGCGATTGCCGCATGGCGCACGGAGACGTGGCCGGCGGCCTCCCATCCGCGCAGGTCACAGCCACAGGCGGGTGGGTCTGCTTCGAGGACGAGGCCGGAGCCTGGCTGA
- a CDS encoding IS1182 family transposase codes for MRVRDELGGLFADAEFAGAFGLRGRRGWSPGRLAMVTVLQMAENLTDRAAAHRVRFDLSWKYCLGLELEDVGFDASVLSEFRTRVVEHGLEERVLDLLLAALKGKGLVKAGGKQRTDSTHVLAAVRDLNRLELCGESVRAALEALSAAAPHWVAQAVDVRGWNRRYGRRIDESWRPASSKAKRDELVLDYGRDAVALLRAVHNPHSPLWLRELPAVQVLRRITVQNYLVTTGGDGREVVKRREADKEGLPPGRLRLASPYDLDARNGTKNALHWTGYKLHISEVCQRPRPGGGTPRPGRRARPDIPNVITHVATTDATVPDVKLVEPVHRALADRGLLPAEHYLDSGYASAELLAGARAAFGITLVAPLLAGTSRQDRENAGYQREAFTIDWDAEQATCPQGATSRFWSPARQHGREGIAVRFDEADCGPCPVRAACTDATRQGRQLTLRPRDLQELINTNHAAQQDADWQTTYALRAGVEGTIRQATAVTGNRRARYRGLAKTHLEHVYSAVALNLIRLDAWWNNQPLDHTRTSHLARLDLTLTA; via the coding sequence ATGCGGGTGCGGGATGAGCTGGGCGGGCTGTTCGCGGATGCCGAGTTCGCCGGGGCGTTCGGTCTGCGGGGCCGGCGGGGCTGGTCGCCGGGGCGGCTGGCGATGGTGACGGTGCTGCAGATGGCGGAGAACCTGACCGACCGCGCCGCCGCCCACCGGGTCCGGTTCGACCTGTCGTGGAAGTACTGCCTTGGCCTGGAGTTGGAGGACGTCGGCTTCGATGCCTCGGTGCTCTCGGAGTTCCGCACCCGGGTGGTCGAGCACGGCCTGGAGGAGCGGGTACTGGATCTGCTGCTGGCGGCATTGAAGGGCAAGGGCCTGGTCAAGGCTGGGGGTAAGCAGCGGACCGACTCCACCCACGTGCTGGCGGCGGTGCGGGACCTGAACCGCCTCGAGCTGTGCGGGGAGTCGGTGCGGGCCGCGCTGGAGGCGCTGTCCGCCGCGGCCCCGCACTGGGTGGCGCAGGCCGTGGACGTCCGTGGGTGGAACCGCCGCTACGGGCGGCGCATCGACGAGAGCTGGCGTCCCGCCAGCTCCAAAGCCAAGCGGGACGAACTCGTACTGGACTACGGCCGTGACGCGGTGGCCCTGCTGCGGGCGGTCCACAACCCTCACTCGCCCCTGTGGCTGCGCGAGCTGCCCGCGGTCCAGGTCCTGCGCCGGATCACTGTGCAGAACTACCTGGTCACCACCGGCGGCGACGGGCGGGAGGTGGTCAAGCGGCGGGAGGCGGACAAGGAGGGTCTCCCGCCCGGCAGACTGCGCCTGGCCTCGCCCTACGACCTCGACGCCCGCAACGGCACCAAGAACGCCCTACACTGGACCGGGTACAAACTGCACATCAGCGAGGTCTGCCAGCGGCCCCGGCCCGGCGGAGGGACCCCGCGGCCGGGACGCCGGGCGCGTCCGGACATCCCGAACGTGATCACACATGTCGCGACCACGGACGCGACCGTGCCCGATGTGAAGCTGGTCGAGCCCGTCCACCGGGCCCTCGCCGACCGGGGCCTGCTGCCCGCCGAGCACTACCTCGACTCCGGCTACGCAAGCGCGGAACTCCTCGCCGGGGCCCGGGCCGCCTTCGGGATCACCCTGGTCGCACCGCTCCTGGCGGGCACCTCCCGCCAGGACCGGGAGAACGCCGGTTACCAGCGCGAAGCCTTCACCATCGACTGGGACGCCGAGCAAGCCACCTGCCCCCAGGGCGCCACCAGCAGGTTCTGGAGCCCGGCCCGGCAACACGGCCGCGAAGGGATCGCGGTCCGCTTCGACGAGGCCGACTGCGGCCCCTGCCCGGTCAGAGCGGCATGCACCGACGCCACACGCCAGGGCCGCCAGCTCACCCTGCGCCCACGGGACCTGCAGGAACTGATCAACACGAACCACGCCGCCCAGCAGGACGCCGACTGGCAGACCACATACGCCCTGCGCGCCGGCGTCGAGGGCACCATCCGCCAGGCCACAGCCGTCACCGGTAACCGCAGGGCCCGCTATCGCGGCCTCGCGAAGACCCACCTCGAACACGTCTACTCCGCCGTCGCCCTCAACCTCATCCGCCTCGACGCCTGGTGGAACAACCAACCCCTCGACCACACCCGCACCAGTCACCTCGCGAGACTTGACCTCACCCTCACGGCCTGA
- a CDS encoding IS6 family transposase, translating into MSSSTPSYANHRYPVEIISHCVWLYFRFPLSFREVEEMMLERGVIVSYESIRRWCLKFGQAYANALRRRRPQPGDKWHLDEVFIKIGGKQKYLWRAVDADGNVLDILVQSRRDKAAARRFFRRLLTSTGQVPRVVVTDKLRSYGAAHREVMPSVEHRAHKGLNNRAENSHQPTRQRERAMKGFRSPGGAQRFLAAFTGISPHFRPHRHLMTAGGHRFEMMIRFTVWNQITGSTRSLLAAA; encoded by the coding sequence GTGTCGTCCAGCACGCCGTCGTATGCGAATCACCGTTACCCGGTGGAGATCATTTCGCACTGTGTGTGGCTGTACTTCCGCTTCCCCCTCAGCTTCCGTGAGGTGGAGGAGATGATGCTCGAGCGGGGCGTGATCGTCTCGTACGAGAGCATCCGCCGGTGGTGTCTGAAGTTCGGCCAGGCCTACGCCAACGCGCTGCGCCGCAGGCGCCCGCAGCCCGGCGACAAGTGGCATCTCGACGAGGTGTTCATCAAGATCGGCGGGAAGCAGAAGTACTTGTGGCGGGCCGTCGATGCCGACGGAAACGTCCTGGACATCCTGGTCCAGAGCCGGCGTGACAAGGCTGCGGCCAGGCGTTTCTTCCGTCGGCTCCTCACCTCCACCGGGCAGGTGCCCCGGGTGGTCGTGACCGACAAGCTGAGGTCGTACGGGGCGGCGCACCGGGAAGTGATGCCCTCCGTGGAGCACCGTGCCCACAAGGGCTTGAACAACCGGGCCGAGAACTCCCACCAGCCAACGAGGCAGCGGGAACGCGCGATGAAAGGGTTCCGCAGCCCGGGTGGGGCGCAACGGTTCCTGGCCGCGTTCACCGGGATCTCACCCCACTTCCGGCCCCACCGGCACCTGATGACCGCCGGCGGCCACCGCTTCGAGATGATGATCCGCTTCACCGTCTGGAACCAGATCACCGGCAGCACGAGGAGCCTGCTTGCCGCGGCCTGA
- a CDS encoding IS6 family transposase: MSSAVPSYANHRYPVEIISHCVWLYFRFPLSFREVEEMMLERGVIVSYESIRRWCLKFGQAYANALRRRRPQPGDKWHLDEVFVKINGASKYLWRAVDQDGNVLDILVQNRRDKAAARRFFRLLLTTTRRVSRVVVTDKLKSYGVAHREVMPSVEHRAHKGLNNRAENSHQPTRQRERAMKGFRSPGSAQRFLSAFTGISPHFRPHRHLMTAGRHRFEMSIRFTIWNHITGAAGMPATA; this comes from the coding sequence GTGTCGTCTGCGGTGCCGTCGTACGCGAATCACCGGTACCCGGTGGAGATCATTTCGCACTGTGTGTGGCTGTACTTCCGCTTCCCGCTCTCCTTCCGCGAGGTCGAGGAGATGATGCTCGAGCGGGGCGTGATCGTCTCCTACGAGAGCATCCGCCGGTGGTGTCTGAAGTTCGGCCAGGCCTACGCGAACGCGCTGCGCCGACGGCGTCCGCAGCCCGGCGATAAATGGCATCTCGACGAGGTCTTCGTCAAGATCAACGGGGCGTCGAAGTACTTGTGGCGGGCCGTCGACCAGGACGGGAACGTCCTGGACATCCTGGTCCAGAATCGCCGTGACAAGGCTGCGGCCAGGCGTTTCTTCCGCCTGCTCCTCACCACGACCAGGCGAGTGTCGAGGGTGGTCGTCACGGACAAGCTGAAGTCGTACGGGGTTGCGCACCGGGAGGTGATGCCGTCGGTGGAGCACCGTGCGCACAAGGGGTTGAACAACCGGGCGGAGAACTCGCACCAGCCTACGAGGCAGCGGGAACGGGCGATGAAGGGGTTCCGCAGCCCAGGATCCGCGCAGCGGTTCCTGTCCGCGTTCACCGGGATCTCACCCCACTTCAGACCCCACCGCCACCTCATGACCGCCGGCCGCCACCGCTTCGAAATGAGCATCCGCTTCACGATCTGGAACCACATCACCGGAGCCGCCGGCATGCCCGCCACGGCCTGA
- a CDS encoding IS6 family transposase, translating to MPSVVPSYKNHRYPVEIISHCVWLYFRFPLSFREVEEMMLERGIIVSYETVRRWCRKFGQTYANALRRRRPKPGDKWHLDGVFIKINGVHKYLWRAVDAHGNVLDIVQNRRDKAAARRFFRRLLTSTGRVPRVIVTDRLKSYGAAHREVMPSVEHRSHKGLNNRAENSHQPTRQRERAMKGFRSVGGAQRFVSAFTGISPHFRTGRHLITARRHRLEMTVRFTIWNQITGAADMPAAA from the coding sequence GTGCCGTCTGTGGTGCCGTCGTACAAGAATCACCGGTACCCGGTGGAGATCATTTCGCACTGTGTGTGGCTGTACTTCCGCTTCCCCCTCTCCTTCCGCGAGGTCGAGGAGATGATGCTCGAGCGAGGCATCATCGTCTCCTATGAGACGGTCCGCCGCTGGTGTCGGAAGTTCGGCCAGACCTACGCGAACGCGCTGCGCCGACGGCGCCCCAAGCCCGGCGATAAATGGCACCTCGACGGAGTCTTCATCAAGATCAACGGGGTGCACAAGTACTTGTGGCGGGCCGTCGACGCCCACGGCAACGTCCTCGACATCGTCCAGAACCGGCGTGACAAGGCCGCGGCCAGGCGTTTCTTCCGCCGGCTCCTCACCTCCACCGGGCGGGTGCCCCGGGTGATCGTCACCGACAGGCTGAAGTCATACGGGGCCGCGCACCGCGAGGTGATGCCGTCGGTGGAGCACCGCTCCCACAAGGGTTTGAATAACCGGGCCGAGAACTCCCACCAGCCCACCCGGCAACGCGAACGCGCGATGAAAGGCTTCCGCAGCGTCGGCGGGGCGCAGCGGTTCGTGTCCGCGTTCACCGGGATCTCGCCCCACTTCCGAACCGGACGCCACCTCATCACCGCCCGCCGCCACCGCCTCGAAATGACCGTCCGCTTCACCATCTGGAACCAGATCACCGGCGCCGCCGACATGCCCGCCGCGGCCTGA
- a CDS encoding SsgA family sporulation/cell division regulator produces the protein MTSRGQESYVVTWSDNESAEKNEPRSFIRLESPEGAALLSLPKNHVQEFLEQSQKLVAFGSEHEYIADQLDGLEAQLGRLMRFPGRASD, from the coding sequence CTGACGAGTCGAGGGCAGGAGTCCTATGTTGTCACGTGGAGCGACAACGAAAGTGCCGAAAAGAATGAGCCTCGATCCTTCATTCGGCTCGAATCCCCTGAAGGGGCAGCCTTGCTTTCTCTGCCCAAGAATCATGTGCAGGAATTTCTTGAACAGTCACAGAAGCTGGTCGCGTTTGGATCTGAGCACGAATACATCGCCGATCAACTTGATGGCCTGGAAGCACAGCTAGGTCGACTCATGCGCTTCCCCGGCAGGGCATCGGACTAG
- a CDS encoding IS6 family transposase: MSSAVPSYKNHRYPVEIISHCVWLYFRFPLSFREVEEMMLERGVIVSYETIRRWCLKFGQAYANALRRRRPQPGDKWHLDEVFVKINGASKYLWRAVDQDGNVLDILVQNRRDKAAARRFFRLLLTTTRRVPRVVVTDKLKSYGVAHREVMPSVEHRAHKGLNNRAENSHQPTRQRERAMKGFRSPGSAQRFLSAFTGISPHFRPHRHLMTAGRHRFEMSIRFTIWNHITGAAGMPATA, translated from the coding sequence GTGTCGTCTGCGGTGCCGTCGTACAAGAATCACCGGTACCCGGTGGAGATCATTTCGCACTGTGTGTGGCTGTACTTCCGCTTCCCGCTCTCCTTCCGCGAGGTCGAGGAGATGATGCTCGAGCGGGGCGTGATCGTCTCCTACGAGACCATCCGCCGGTGGTGTCTGAAGTTCGGCCAGGCCTACGCGAACGCGCTGCGCCGACGGCGCCCGCAGCCCGGCGATAAATGGCATCTCGACGAGGTCTTCGTCAAGATCAACGGGGCGTCGAAGTACTTGTGGCGGGCCGTCGACCAGGACGGGAACGTCCTGGACATCCTGGTCCAGAATCGCCGTGACAAGGCTGCGGCCAGGCGTTTCTTCCGCCTGCTCCTCACCACGACCAGGCGAGTGCCGAGGGTGGTCGTCACGGACAAGCTGAAGTCGTACGGGGTTGCGCACCGGGAGGTGATGCCGTCGGTGGAGCACCGTGCGCACAAGGGGTTGAACAACCGGGCGGAGAACTCGCACCAGCCTACGAGGCAGCGGGAACGGGCGATGAAGGGGTTCCGCAGCCCAGGATCCGCGCAGCGGTTCCTGTCCGCGTTCACCGGGATCTCACCCCACTTCAGACCCCACCGCCACCTCATGACCGCCGGCCGCCACCGCTTCGAAATGAGCATCCGCTTCACGATCTGGAACCACATCACCGGAGCCGCCGGCATGCCCGCCACGGCCTGA
- a CDS encoding putative adhesin translates to MSIFIIGHADDPETADTFLPEGVSVHIYAPKGMACPFEIAMRALAGQAQVVDTYSKAIPNYILYTLEPEMGAAAWQVALNYDLASVFIGDNTAQRLPLCNDIPGCRDRGRGHHLCDGVLGYVGQSADKNYHMLACTGDEIAEGTISDTEVRNFILSTSYDGQKALWAGWNDDKKVQMLAWNAIRSWRHNLYLESFCVDNGHGDWAIFRYYASLDDDEKVFFDDPGLNVVIGKGYRDAIARVVHSAASGSITNSMTVENCGGDPTEWNHYAALRDAGVFEFPDGESSESDPEE, encoded by the coding sequence ATGTCAATTTTCATAATTGGGCATGCGGATGACCCAGAGACCGCCGATACTTTCCTTCCCGAAGGTGTATCTGTTCACATTTACGCCCCGAAGGGAATGGCTTGTCCATTCGAGATCGCCATGCGCGCACTCGCCGGGCAGGCGCAGGTCGTCGACACCTACAGCAAGGCTATCCCCAACTACATCCTCTATACACTCGAACCCGAAATGGGAGCAGCCGCTTGGCAGGTTGCCCTGAATTACGACCTCGCATCAGTTTTTATCGGAGATAATACAGCTCAGAGGCTCCCGCTGTGCAATGATATCCCCGGATGCCGAGACCGCGGCCGCGGCCACCACCTGTGCGATGGCGTCTTGGGATATGTTGGGCAGTCAGCCGATAAGAACTATCACATGCTGGCATGCACGGGGGACGAAATCGCGGAAGGAACCATCTCCGACACGGAGGTGCGGAATTTCATCCTGTCCACATCGTACGATGGCCAGAAGGCATTGTGGGCAGGATGGAATGACGACAAGAAGGTGCAGATGCTGGCCTGGAATGCGATTCGCTCCTGGCGCCACAATCTCTATCTCGAATCCTTCTGCGTCGATAATGGTCATGGCGATTGGGCTATTTTTAGATATTATGCCAGCCTGGATGACGACGAAAAGGTTTTCTTTGACGATCCGGGGCTCAATGTGGTTATCGGCAAGGGCTACCGCGACGCAATCGCAAGAGTTGTGCATTCAGCCGCCAGCGGGTCAATCACTAATTCAATGACAGTTGAAAACTGTGGCGGCGATCCCACTGAATGGAATCACTATGCCGCCTTGCGAGATGCGGGAGTATTCGAGTTTCCAGACGGCGAATCTTCGGAATCCGACCCTGAAGAATAG